The genomic region GGCGTGTCTTAAGCAGCGTTTCGAGTGCTTTTTACAAATAATTATCTTGTATTTCTTCTTCGCAAAGAGTTAcacgatttaaaaataaaattccgaTACAGAATAAGATTTAAATGCATAATATTTTGGGGGATTTTTATACGACGCCCAATGTGTTTTTATTTGAGATGTATAAAGAATATAAATGTTAGGATAATATTGTTGATGccgagagaaacaaattgttgCTCGTTTGGAGTTGAAACTTTGCAACTGACGTAACGCCATCTCTGAATAATATTAATCGCGGAATTTTGTACTCGAATTTTATACGAGTTTTGATAATAACAATTGCTTTCCTGTTACGATAAGATCGATATGAGCAAGTTGTAAACAGCtcaaatttgtaaaaatatggaaaaataaaGGGAACGGTTATTTTCATTCGTTCGATAGATCTTGTACAAAATAAACACTTCATACGAACGCATAATTGTCGAAAATTTGACTATTTGAAAACGCATCGCAATTGAAGCTgtcaattaaatgaaaattaaaaatcgaaaagaAGAGCTCTTTTTAAATAAACTAACACCCATCGAAAAGTTACAAATTTCGGCTACAAAAATCTCTATTTTTTAAACAGCTAAAATTTacgatcttcaaatcctcgaaataaaagtgaaataaagaataaacaaataaacaaaAGAGCACGAAAATATATCAAAACAGCGACAGACAATCGGACTACAATATCGGTCGCATAAACCTACAATCCACCTGCGAATTTCTCTAAATAATCCAGTTACAAAAGCCACGAAAGCAGTACATGAATCACTATGGACGTCGCGCGTAAACGAGCTTTACCCAGTTAGTCAAAACGGTTATTACTTCCGTCGTGTAGGACAAGCCCGATAGGGTGTCGAGGAAATAACAACCTAGCGAATTGTCCgctattaataacaataataataataacaggtGACTTGCGCGCGATTACGCAAAACCGTCGGTGACACGGCTCGATCATTTAAAAGCGGCCATTAAATTCGCCGTCCACATCGGATACAACGGCGCCGTGTAACGGAGTTAATACGGATTTTAACGCGTATTATCGTTATCAATTAAAACCCCGTTATCTACGGTAACAACGTTAACGCGCGCATTTAAATACAACCCGATAGCGAGCGGAAGCTGCGTTTCGAGGGCCTTTGTGTTTGTTCCGCCGCCTCCGTTGGCCCCCACCCGTCATTACGCGCaagaaaatgtaattaaaagctTTGTCCCGCTCGCGAAAAGCAGAAAGACGGATTTTCCGCCAGTTTTCCCCGGCCCCCAGCTGCGTCGCCAGCCGCCCTGCGTTGCAATTAAAAACGAGGCCTCGATTCTGCATTGATAATTCGTCGAAGAGCTTCTGCCAGTGTGTAAGGGGTTCATGTTGCAAATGGGGTGAAAAGGGAGGATGATGATAAATCGTTACATGTTTATGCGTTTACTTGGTAGCAGGGAAAATTTTGGACGAGTtcgtagaaaatcgagtgtgagAGGAAACGTTTATAGAAATAATTGCGAGTTTGTAAATTGTCGATGGGTGAAGAGCgattttggaatttttgaaatttcgtgTTACAGACGATTTAAGGgaaatattgtttatttattcgaaatttatTCGAAATTCGGTTGTTCCATCAGTAGCGAAGgatgaaaaaaatgaaataaatgttaTTGTACGGAATAATCGTAAAAGTTTCAGTCTTCCTATCTAAATAATGCGGATACTACGAAACAAACAGCaactaaaataacaaaaataaaaagtgGAAAACgaagattttaattaaaaaggaCAGTGTACGTTTCGTAATTCGCGAGCTCTGCATGTACCtatattcaacattttttttgcaaGAATTTCATTTCGCTGATGTCCAGTTTAAATTAATCCGTAAGTTATAAAGTAGCTTATTTTAAGAAAAAGCAAGAATTCATTTCTTCGGTAATTCAAAGGAAACCTGGCTTTTATAATTTTACTCtgtcaaagaaacaaattaatctTCCATGcgagaatttcaattttatattaatcgCCAATTTTAGAACTCCGAAAATTTCGATTACAGGTCGGTCCGTTATTTCGCGATTTTCATATTTGTTTATTTCGTATAATTTCGCATTTCcagcattcgagaaagttattcgaaacgaaaatatatttctaattaAACCGAAACGTATTTTCCAAGCTAAGCTTCGTATCTCTTATATAAATGGAAATTGCAACTCAGAAGTTTcgcttttttattcatttccaaCCTTTCATTCcagtgttttcatattttttttttttctttactgTCACGGAAGATAAAATACGAGTCACGGGCGAAATCGAGTGCTCCGAACCATTAAGAGTCGGCGAATAGCAATAAAAATCTCCGTCTTGCGAAATCGTAAGTTgcaatttttttctctctctttttaaaATATCAAACTCGGAAAGCGAAGTTTCCAGGCGAGCAActgtttaaatgcaataaaggGTCCTGATTGAGAAGCCCGGTGTGTTCGTTCGAAACTTTCCTTCTGCCAAGAGAAAAAGATTAAACGTGTAGTATTGGGCTTGCGAGCATTTTCGTGTTCCCGGAACACATAAAAGAAGTCCAATCAATTCAGGGTGCGTAATAAACGCGAGAAAATGCTTGAAATGTCAATTGACCAATCAAAATATAAAACATTGCAATTGTAGATCAGGAAGAATTCGAAAGaacatcgaaaatatcgattaaaaacaattattatatatgtacaaCGTTTCTTTATGTTATATAAATGAAATTGgtacaaaataacatttcttTTCACAAATTTTCCATGTCGAATAAGAGCCGAGTAGAGATTTACTTCCAAGAAGATGGAGAAAGTTTTCCTTTGGTGAAGGGAAATAAAAGCTTCGTATCATAACTGAATGACAATATATCCAGGATAAAATATTCCGTATAATAAATTCCTCGACGCGATAGACGGGTTTCCCCACGACGCCGATTATGCAAAAGGTTAAAATATTTAAGTTGAATAGATTAAAGAAAATTCGATACTACTTTTCCTCTTATCTTACATCGCATTAAAGATAGGAACTAAAACTTCTTCACTTCTGTTAATAATATTCCGCTTTTTCTCCCCCTTATCCTTACCATCCTCTTATAATCCTCTTAAAATTTCCTTCTACTAAATAACGGAATAGAAGCTGCAGCTCTGCCAGGCAATATTAAATTCTTGTTACTTTTAAGGGAGATGTGCGGAGCCTtgtatgtaaattaatttccgCAACCACGCGATTAAAATTGCGAATAGATAACGGATTCTCTATAAATATTTACACGGAGAACACTGTAGCAAGATCCAGCtgatttccaggatattttAGCCCTAAACTTAGTTGGTAGTAACCTTATTagtaataaacaaaattaacatcTCACCTATCGGTATTTTATCGGTTCCAAAATTATTTTTGGGAATAATTCGAAAAATATGTCTACAATTCCTTGGAAAATAAATTTGCAAAAATTGTTTtccatattattttaaattattttctgcGAGAATGTCTACATCATTAAATCTGAAGATTAACTTAGGAATtctcaataaatatttttttaattatcttgaATTCTCAATAATTATTGACATCATTTAAGAACGATGATATTGACACATTCGATACGAATTCTATCGAaacaggaaaaataaaaatccaaCGTGCACGTGTCTGTAGATATTCCTCGAGACTTTGAAACACGGTTCAAAAACTACCACGATACTTAAACAACCATACTTCAACAGAGAGCCCAAGAAAGAAACCATTACGACATAAAAGGCTCGATGAACCGATAAATTCCACCTAAATTCCTTCCAAATTCCACGAAAATTCCTCTGAAATTCCTGCTAGATTATTAACTTACATCATGATCTATCTTCTCGTCCAGACGGTCGGCATCTGCGACGCGACTAATTCAAAATGGCGGACAACCGAAGGCCGGATCGCTGGCAACATGGCGGCCGGCCGATATAGGACCGTTCGCAATCGAGTAGTTTCCGGCCTTCCACGCTTAGAACTTTCCTTGACAGCGTGGAGTACGACGTAAAACGAGCACGGGGGTTGGGGtgaaaaaagtggaaaaaggGAAGGACGAAGCGGCGCGTCGACTGGGTGGAATGAAAAAGAGATTAAGGGCGTATTATTGGTTTCGCGAGTTACGGCGCGCTTCTTGAGAAAGTTCAAGCGAAGCTGTCGTCGCGGCACGTCGCGGGAACGAGTTCAAAAAGCGCGGCGAACTTCCACTTTAATAAGCCGGAGCTTCCTAAGAGCTCGACCCGCCCGTTTCCTTATCTATCTTCTTCTTCCCTTTTTTCTCTCCCTCCCCGCCCGACCTATATTTTTATCGCGCTCCTCCGACTTCCCGCATTTTCGATGCAATTCCGACGTAAACCCTGGGCCGCAGATATGCAAGCACCATGCAAATACTATTTCGCGACGGGAAGAACCCGCGGAATGTTCTTCCCGTTCGACTGATCTTTCCTCCCTTTTTTCCCCTTCTTTTCAGGACCCTAGGTGTTGCGAAGCTTTTTTCCCGGTGTATATCGGTCAAAGAGGAGGAATTTTAAGTAGTATTTTTATGACGATGCTTTCGCGAGAGACGCACTGGGACAGGAGCTCGGATTTAAACCGATTAAAATGGCTGCCTTGGGATAAATAATTTCGAGAAAGACTGGATAAACGTGGAGATTATGTTTGTATTTATATGATTAATTTTGCTTTGATCGTTTGTGAAACATCGGGAAATAAGAAGtcaatgaaatagaaaattatagtGTTAGATATGAGAACAAAAAGTGGTAGAGGATaggaagaaattagaaaattcagaATTTTATTCAGAATATAAATAGTTCGATAATGAACTAGGAAATATTGACTAAGAACGACATTGATTTCCCGATGTCTCTTTCAATTATCTCGATTATTAGCCGTATTTGGTGTCAAAGGAAATGGAATAAATAGTATCGTGTCACATTTCATAAAGATTCCATATTATTCTGCATTCCCGTGTGtctgaattttaatatttatcctgcatgtcatgattttaatatttctcaTGAAAAAggcagagcgagagagaaagaaagggagaCAGATATCTCACCGAACGCACACAATATCCCTTTCTCTGCCTGTTGTGGGCACAGGAAATTGCGTTCACATTAATTTTTCCATGTATACGAAATAAACGCACCCCCTCGGAGAGGTGCACGTTATATCTATCGTAACAATTTCCACGGAATCAAAGAGGCGGGTTACGAGATGGTTATTTGGAAGGAATATTAAAGTTGCCGGTTGAAGAAGCTGCTTTCAACAATTTCCGGCAACTTTTGATAGGCAATGGAGCAATTTCATCCACGTTTAGATGAGGATGTTATTTATTATGCCCCAGGAAATTTATCTCCCTTTGATCATAAAGGACCGTACTATTATTCATTCGTCCGGGATAAAATATGCGTTTAATGCCACCGAGAAGATGAAAGATATTCGATGTTAGAGATAGCGATAGTTTATTGCCGTCGACCCACAACTATTTATTAATTTCGAGAAATGAAAGTAAATACCGAACGGTGTTTGAATGGTGTTTCAGTAACTCCTGCACTTACTCCGTCCATAACAAAATTACAAAcatttgaattaatttaaattcaagCAAAAGCTTTAAATTCAGAGCTAAAAAGACCAAAGAGTTTAATAGCAATGATAATTTTGGAATATTGGAACGGAAATTAcaaattatagaaaattatcTGTAAATACTATTAATAAAACgatgaaacaaaaattttagaaaatgttATTCGTGTTCAAAACGTTATTGCTTTGCAGATTATTAGAATACCAACGtgttaattattcaaattacaaGTCACACTACCTAATCACCATACCTAATATATCAGAGCACCAAGATACCAAACTACCAAAGCACCAATCCATTCGAACCCTAACATCCGAACCCCTAAGTCCGAGTACCACAACACCGAGTTATCTCGATTTCAAGATATCGAAACATCAAGATACCAATGCAGTCAGCAACCACAGCATCTCGTGCAGAGGGTTTCCGAACCAAGATTCCCCTATATCAAGATGTCGACGCATCAACCCTATCGATTATCGAACGCCTTCTCTCACTCCGTTGCAAATTCACAATATCCACCAGTATTCCACCAGGCCGCATATTTCGGCATCAAGGATATCCGAAACAAAGTACCACTGCAACCCTATCGAATATCCCGACCACAGGCAACATTCGCCAGCGTGTTGATCGCCTAAATCTTCCCCTTTTCCAAATCGTCGGCCAAAATGGAGACGCGCTCGTACTTAACCGAAAGCTGACCGGAAGCCCCGGGCCGTGTATATCGAACGAGCGCTAACCGAGGCAGGAATCCTGAAAGTGGTATCCGAAACGGGTTTGCAACGCTGAAGCGACAGCCGCAGAACGAAACAATTGGGCGATGCGGTAATTTCTCCGGCCGCACGATCATCGATGAAGCTTGTAGCGGTCGCAGCTCACGCAATTCCGGCCTGATTAgccggcgcgcgcgcgcgtcccaTGCGCCGGCATATTTAACTAACTAATGCAGTTGCAAATTAGCTATTAGTAGGTGTTACACGCGGCGGCAGATAGGCGTAGGGTAATCAAATTAAATGGAATAGTTACTGTCTCCCCTGTCTGGCGACGGGGCGGGCACCGGAGGAAACTACATAACCCTGTTAGCCTAACTGCGCAAAGTGCACGCGCTCGTACACGCTGGGATAACGCGCGCGTGCCCGCTGGAACGCGTGCATTAGCACGCCGAATGCGAATAACATGTATAAACAGGCATGATGCATAGGCGAAATCTCCGTGGATCCCTTGGGGATGTTATCAGTATCGCGTCTCCGCGTCCGGGAAAATATCGAAACGTCTGTCAAAGGGGAGAACGTGGCTGGAAAATCGAGTTCGACGGGGAATTGCTCGATGCCGGGAAAGGAAGCTATTTTAGTTTCTCAACGCCGGAGAAGTATCACCTCCGATGCGTCTACGGGCACGTACAAAGTGTACGCAAATTCGATTTACGACGCTGGCGTATCGGAAAATTTCTCTTGAGATTAGGGCTACGGGGCGGCGAGACGCTGGCCTTCCGATTTGACGTTTCTCCTTTGGAAATTCGGGGAAATAGAGTATTACGAGTTGTTAATGTCGCGATACGATTTCATTCGGTTATTGGAATTAAGTTACGCGCTTTGCGTTTCGAACTCGCCAATTGGCGCGATGATAATTTGAAATGTTTCTGGTTTTAAGGACACGAGGAAGTGATGCTTCCAAGATTTCTCGATATAAATACATCTCGATTCGCTCATATAATAATTGacctattttatattatttttgtagATAATCATATGTATATAGAACTGTAAGCTTTCATAATTAGAGTGGAAAAAGCGATACACGGTTATTCATAACCATAAATGAGTCAAGAAACTGCATAgcaacaattttatattttattattatttatcaatgattatctttattttaattactcgcatcaTCGTTCATAATAATATTATCGACTTAGCTGCTAATTCGAGATTGAGAAATACCCTTAACTTTAGTTCACAAGCCACGTTCTCATTCTCAGGAGTACACGAAGCAAATTGCAGCGGTGTGTCGATACTTTTGGAATCGAAGATTTAATTAGGGACAAGGAAGGGATGTAAACGTTTACAGAGGATTGGGTAATCGTGGTAGACGTGTGTGCTGCCGATGCAAATGCTAGAAGAGCGTTGGTATCGATATAAGCACAAAGGACATGGCGAGCCATTTAAACGGAAACAAGGACCGCATGTAACGAGGACCGAATTGGTGCACGAAACGAACGGAAGGCGGGTCGAGCAAGTACCATAGACGGAATATTATCGGTTCATTATACAGAAACTTCTCCGCGGCAACAGTTAATCGAGTAATCGTTGCTAAACTTTATAAACACGGCGAAGTTAGTGGGGCGTGTTTACAAACGAATTGGTGCTTATCGCGCTCGCCAAGTTCcttacaattactgtaacggATTTTCCTGGCCATACTTTGGTATATCCTACTGTTTACAATTATTCGGCAACATCGGTCTCAAGACAAGTACGTCTCAAGACGAGCTCATGCACCGATTATTGCATTcttagaatttttattatacgtttaaattttgattccgaatatctcgaaacactTTGCTCGGTTTATAATATTAAACGCCGGTAAAAGATACGGAAATTATCATAAATTAAAGGAGAAACGACAAACACCTAATGTGGAAAGTGTAAAAAAACCTCAACAGAGTTaacatgaaatataaataaaagaaaaaacggATAGACCTTTCTTCAGTTCAACTATCTCGatcgaattttataattttcttctcacttacatacatacataattaTCTAAAGCaaggatttttttaaatttcttaatcaAAAGTTTCTCGTCCAAGTTCAGACCTGACTAGTCATCAAACTTCCTAACTATCGACTGAAATCTATACCATGTCCGAAACGAATGGCTAAGTTTCCCAGAGTCTCGCGTGGGTAGTTTGGAAAGGACTGAGGCCCGATTTAGAATTAATACGATATTAATACGATAGGGAAAAAAAGGATAAACCTTCCTTCAGGCCATCAATTTTATAATTCTCTACTCACTTACatacataattatttaaatcagggattaattaaaaatttctcgTCGAAATGTAGACCTGTCTAAACACCAACTCCCTAATCATCGACTGAAATCTATATTATGTCCGAAACGAATGGAAAAGTTTCTAAAAATCTGAAGACAGTAATTTGGAAAGGACCAAGACTCGATTTAGAATTAATACGATATTTAATACGATAGAAAAAAAGGATAAACCTCCCTTTAGTCCATCAACAGTCTCGatcgaattttataattttctcctcgcttatatatatacaaaattaTCTAAAGtagcaattataaaaaatttctcgTCGACGTATGGACCTGTCTAATCACCGAACTCCCTAATCATCGACTGAAATCTATATCATGTCCGAAACGAATGGCTAAGTTTCCCAGAGTCTCGCGAGGGTAGTTCGGAAAGGACCGAGGTCCGATTTGGGATTAATACGATATTAATACGTGTTTCTGGGGTATGTACACGAACCTGCGAGAGCTGCTCTGTCGTTGCCTCGGTCGCCAGTCTAGCCAGACCCTCCTCGTACCTCTCCAGGGCCGTCAGTCTGAGCAGCAAGTTTTGCAGCAATGCCGAAACTTCCTGCCTGGCCGCACCGTCGACCGCAGCGACCTTCTGCGTGATGGACTTGACGTGGCCCATCACCCTCTCGTCCCGGAAGTCGTACGGGAATGTTTCCGTCCATTCGGCTAGCAGCTGCACCAGTCGCGGCACGAAGCGTTGCAGACGTTCCTGGAACACGCCACACAGTTTTCACCAACCTCTCCTCTTTCTCCCTTTTTATTAGTTCACTTCCTCGTACACGCGTTGCCAAACAAGTTTTGGATGAGGCGAGGAAATGGGAACGCTAGAGAACACGCGGAATGAATCTCGCGGCATTTTTCAGATCGATGGCAGAGTGCTAGGGACTGGGTTAATTGGAACAGAAGAGAGAAGAGGGATACCTCCGCTTTCCACTAAGATGattggttagcttttcggaataATGGTTTGCTAGATATTCATTTTGGCGAATACGGAGAAAATCCCGTTGGTCGTTGTTTACGAACTTTCCTCGGAATTTTTTAGATTAATGGTAACGTTGCACGGACTGGGTTAATAGAGGGATCTCTTTCGGATGATTGGATATACTCTCCGGGTTTAATGGTTTGGTACATATAAATCGCGATGAACCGAGTAAACATGCGATTGGATTATGATGTCCGACTAATTTCGAATTTATCCTAATTTGTAATATCCATTAGGTGATTATCGTAGAATTTACTTTATTATCACTCTCAgcctccaaaaaaaaaaaacaaaaacgttATTAACTCCCACCTAACTCGTAAGGCAACAATGAACCTTCTAACATTCTTCCGTGTtatgtaatatttaatttcttaaaccCGTCTCGAGGAAAACACGCCAATCTATATATTCGACGAGCGCCGTATCTCTGCTCTCTTTCGTATCACTGGAAGCTACGAAAGGAACAAAGGGGAGCAGGAAAAGTGAAGAACCCGAAACGTAACATAACCGTAAATCACGGGAAGCGATTCTCCGTAGCGAAAATTGGGAACAAAgaagcgaagaagaagaagacggcgACGGGAAGAAGAGAGCGGGCTCGCCGAGCTGGAAATTCATTTGCAGAGCGAGACATTTCTGGCCTGGATACGCGCGTGCTCGTTATTACAAGGTGGAACGAGAGCGAGCGTGCCAGGGTGATTCTCCGAGGGGGTGAATGCGAAAAGGGGGTCGAGCCTGCGAGACGATGAAACGATAATGCACGCGGTGGCCGTAAAGTGCACGCCCGGAAGGCTCTCGGTGGGCTTTTGTGGCAGGCTGGATTCGTGGGCTCACCTTGCCACCCTCTCCATTCAGGTTTTTGCTGATGCTCGCAGAGGGGCGCAGACCTCGCCCAGGAGCTCGTGCGGCTTGATGAAGAGCCTGGCGCTCAGCAAAAAGGCGAAGAGGTACGCCCGATCGGGATAATATTCTTCGGTGGGCACCATATGCTGCACCAGGCTTCCAGCGAGCCCGACCAGGTTCCCGTCTCGATAGACCAGTGCCTGGAAATGAAACACGGGTTTGGTTAATTGATCGTCACTGCTTCCAACGTTTCTGCCTGAATTTCCTACAGTTAGACACGTGGCGGTCTCGAGTTCCGGGTATTCGCGCGAGTATCCGGTTCTGTGTGTtccatattttttcattttggaAAAGAGAAGGCGAATTTCTTCGAATTTTCATCTGTCGCGATTTATTCGTGTTATTTTTCAGCGAGAGACCAAGGCCACGTGGCACTTTGAAGGTGAAAGTACTCGCGTGAATGTGTAgtccaatattttttaaattttgataaaGAAACGCCAGATATTCGAATTGTCGTATACTGTAATAAATAAGTGGTTgatatttatttacaataaacACACAAACGCGAGTAATCTTGGGTTAAAaagataattttcattttaagcTGCGAGAAGGTTGCTTCGAT from Lasioglossum baleicum unplaced genomic scaffold, iyLasBale1 scaffold1560, whole genome shotgun sequence harbors:
- the LOC143220777 gene encoding ras-GEF domain-containing family member 1B-B-like, coding for MPRDSFRVFSSVPISSPHPKLVWQRVYEEERLQRFVPRLVQLLAEWTETFPYDFRDERVMGHVKSITQKVAAVDGAARQEVSALLQNLLLRLTALERYEEGLARLATEATTEQLSQDIPKYGQENPLQ